DNA from Geobacillus vulcani PSS1:
ATCGCCAGCTTCGCGGGCGATCGATTTAATCTCGACTGTTCCATCGTAAATTTCCGGCACTTCGAGCTCAAACAGCCGTTTCAACAGTCCTGGGTGGGTGCGGGAGACAAAAATTTGCGGCCCTTTTGTCGTTTTTTCCACTTTCGTAATGTATACTTTCAACCGGTCGTGCGGCTTATAGGTTTCATTTGGCATTTGTTCGTTTGCCGGCAGGAGCGCCTCCGCCTTGCCGAGGCTGACGTAGACAAAGCGCGGGTCAACGCGCTGGACGATGCCGGTCATAATATCCTCTTCACGGTCGACAAATTCGGCGTAGATGATGCTCCGCTCCGCCTCGCGCACGCGCTGGGTGACGACTTGCTTCGCCGTCTGTGCGGCGATGCGCCCGAAATCGCGCGGCGTCACTTCGAGCTCGACGACGTCGCCGATTTGATAGTTCGGATTGATCCGCTGCGCGTCCTCAAGCGAAATTTCAAGGCGCGGATCAGTCACCTCTTCGACGACATCTTTGCGCGCGAACACGCGGATCGTGCCGGTGTCCATATTGAGATCGACGCGCACGTTTTGCGCCTGGCCGAAATTGCGTTTATACGCCGAAACGATCGCCGCTTCGATCGCTTCCATCACGACTTCTTTGCTGATGCCTTTTTCCCGCATCAGATCGGCTAACGCCTCAAGCAATTGCGTGTTCATGCAACAAAAATCCCCCTTTTGCGATTAGAAGAAAATGACGGCTAATCGGGCCTGCGCCACTTTTTCATATGGAATGGCGACCGTTTTTTGCCGTCCGCGGTCTTTGACCAACAGCGTCACGGTCGTTCCGTCAAAAGCGGTTAGTTCGCCTTCAAACTGCTTTTCTCCTTCAATAGGCTCATACGTTTTGATATATACATGTTTCCCAATGGCCTTGGCAAAATCTTTTTCATTTTTCAGCGGCCGCTCCGCCCCGGGCGATGACACTTCCAAAAAATAGTTATGCGGAATCGGATCGACTTCATCCAGCTTTTCGCTCAATTTTTCGCTGACAGCGCCGCATTGCTCAATATCGACGCCATCGTCAGAGTCAATGAAGACGCGCAAAAACCAATTTTTCCCTTCCTTCACATATTCAATATCGACGAGTTCAAGCCCCATTTCGTCCAAAATCGGTGTGACGAGTTGTTCGACCGTTTCTGTCACCTTTTTGCTCATCGTGTTCCTCCTTACCGAGCAAACGTGCATGCGTGGCATAATGAGAAAATCCCCTGCGCACGGCGGGGAATGAACGAGAGACGGGTTTCCATTCAAGACGAAAGAGTGGGTTTCCCCACTCTTTGCTTGCCATTATCTTTGCCAATTCCACTAAAACTATAACACATTGGGAAATATATTGCAATGGGAAACTGCCGCCCGGTCGAGAGAGCGCTGTGCGCGTCCTTCAGCAGCCGCGTTTCCACTAAAACAGTGACAGCTGGTTATGGTCTGGAAGCGAGTCAAGGCAGCCGCGGCTTTCTAAGTACTCCAGCAGTGTTTTTGATACTTTACCGCGCTGTTGCAAATCCTCCTTCGACAAAAACTCGCCTTCCTCGCGGGCGCGCACGATCGCCTGCGCCACGTTCGTCCCAAGCCCCGGAATGGCGTTGAACGGCGGAATGAGCGAATCGCCGTCAATGACGAATTCGGTCGCCTGCGAGCGGTACAAATCAATATTTTTGAAGGAAAATCCACGCTCGCACATCTCTAAGGCCACCTCAAGAACGGTGAGCAAGCTTTTTTCTTTCGCCGTCGCCTGAATGCCTTTGGCGTTGATTTCCTCAATCCGCTTGCGAATGGCGGCTGACCCTTTGATCATAGCGTCAAGGTCAAAATCTTCCGCCCTCACGGTGAAGTACGACGCATAGTATAAAAGCGGATGGTGCACTTTAAAGTAGGCGATGCGCACCGCCATTAACACGTAGGCGGCGGCGTGCGCTTTCGGGAACATGTACTTGATTTTTTTGCACGAATCGATGTACCACTCCGGCACGTTATGCTTGCGCATTTCCGCCTCAAATTCCGGCGTCAAGCCTTTTCCTTTGCGCACCGATTCCATAATTTTAAACGCCAGCGACGGCTCGAGGCCGCGGTAGATCAAGTACACCATAATGTCGTCGCGGCAGCCGATCACTTCTGACAGTGTGCACGTCCCGTTTTGAATGAGCTCTTGCGCATTGCCGAGCCACACATCCGTTCCGTGCGACAAGCCGGAAATTTGCACGAGTTCAGAAAACGTTTTTGGTCTTGTCTCCTCCAACATTTGCCGAACAAAGCGTGTACCAAACTCTGGGATGCCGATTGTGCCGACGTTGCACATGATTTGCTCCGGCGTCACGCCAAGCGGTTCGGTGCTGCTGAAAATGCCCATCACATCCGGGTCATCGGTCGGGATTGTTTTCGGGTCGATGCCGCTTAAATCTTGCAGCATCCGGATGACCGTCGGATCGTCATGCCCGAGAATATCAAGCTTCAACAAATTGTCGTGGATCGAATGGAAGTCGAAATGGGTCGTCCGCCATTCGGAGGACGTGTCATCGGCCGGATATTGAATCGGCGTAAAGTCGTAAATTTCCATATAATCGGGGACGACGATGATGCCGCCCGGATGCTGCCCGGTCGTCCGCTTTACCCCGGTGCAGCCAGCCGCGAGCCGGTCGATTTCCGCGCCGCGCAGCTGCAAATTATGATCGCTCGCATATGCTTTGACAAATCCGTACGCCGTTTTGTCGGCGACCGTGCCGATCGTTCCCGCCCGATAGACGTTATCTTCGCCAAACAGCACTTTCGTATAATTGTGGGCGCGCGGCTGGTATTCGCCGGAAAAGTTCAAGTCGATATCCGGCACTTTGTCGCCTTTAAAGCCGAGGAACGTCTCAAACGGGATGTCATGCCCATCTTTTTTGTATTTCGTCCCACATCGCGGACAGTTTTTATCCGGCAAGTCAAAGCCTGAGCCGACCGATCCGTCGTTGAAAAACTCCGAATGCTTGCAGTTTGGGCAAACGTAATGCGGCGGCAGCGGATTGACCTCGGTGATTTCCGTCATCGTCGCGACAAACGACGAGCCGACCGATCCGCGCGACCCGACAAGATAGCCGTCATCGAGCGATTTTTTCACTAGCTTGTGCGAGATCAAATAAATGACGGCAAAGCCATGGCCGATGATGCTTTTTAGCTCCTTCTCAAGCCGCTCTTCAACTAGTTTTGGCAGCGGGTCGCCGTAGATTTCCTTCGCCCGCCGGTAGCTCATTTCCCTGATTTCCTCGTCCGCCCCTTCAATGCGCGGCGTATACAGCTCATCTTTGATCGGCTTGACCTCTCCGATGAGAGAAGCGATTTTTTGCGTGTTGTCAACGACGATTTCCTTCGCTTTTTCTGGCCCTAAAAACGAGAAGCAATCGAGCATTTCATTCGTCGTACGGAAATACACATCCGGCAGCTCATGGCGGTTGAGAGGATTCGCCCCGCCTTGCGAATGGATTAAGATTTTCCGGTAAATTTTATCTTCTGGGTTCAAGTAATGAACGTTGCCGGTGGCGACGACCGGGATGTCAAGCTTCTCACCAAGGGCGACGATATGGCGGATGATGTTTTTGATCATCTCTTCGTCTTTCACATAATCCATCTCGATGAGCGGCTTGTACACGTCCGGCGGATGCACTTCAAGAAAATCGTAAAAGCGGGCGATGTCTTCGACTTCTTCCGGCGCCTTTTGGATCAAGTTGTCAAACAGCTCTCCTTTATCGCAGCCTGAGCCGACAAGCAAGCCGTCGCGATGCTTGACAAGCACGGAGCGCGGGATGCGCGGCACGCGGTGAAAATAGTGAATGTGCGACAATGACACGAGCTTGAACAAATTTTTCAATCCAGTCTCATTTTGCGCCAACAGCGTCACGTGGAACGGACGCGCAAGCCGGTGCGACGCCTCGCTGTGCGTGCGGCTGTTCAGTTCGTCATGATGCAAAATGCCGCGCTCCTCGGCCTCTTTTAACAGTCGCATCAACAAATGCCCGGTCGCCTCCGCATCGTAGATGGCGCGGTGGTGCTGCGTCAATTCAATGCCAAATTTTTTGCACAATGTATTGAGCCGGTGATTTTTCAAATCTGGGTATAAAAAACGGGCCAGCTCGAGCGTATCGATGACGGGATTCGCGATTTTGCCGCGCCCCATGCGAGCGAGGCCCGCGTTTAAAAACCCGATGTCAAAACTGGCGTTGTGGGCAACAAGCGTCGCATCGCCCGCCCAATCAATAAAACGGGCCAACACGTCTTCCGGCTTCGGAGCATCTTTCACCATCTCATCGGTGATGCCGGTCAGCTCCATCGTCGTCACCGACAACGGATGTCCAGGGTTGGCAAACGACATGAACCGGTCGATGATCTCGCCGCCTTTCACCTTCACCGCCGCCAGCTCAATGATCGTATTGTACACAGCCGACAGGCCCGTCGTCTCGACGTCAAAGACGACGTACGTATCCTCGGACAGCCGGCGGTGCGTTTCATTGTAGGCGATCGGCACCCCATCGTCGACGATATTCGCCTCAAGGCCGTAAATGACTTTTATGCCGTGTTTTTTCGCGGCGCTGTAAGCCTCCGGAAATGATTGAACAACGGCATGGTCGGTAACGGCGATCGCCGGGTGCCCCCATTTTTTCGCTTGCTCAATGAGTTTTGTCACCGAGGTGACCGCGTCCATTTGGCTCATCGGGGTATGCAAATGAAGCTCAACCCTCTTTTCTCCCTCCGGCGCTGTATCTTGCCGTTCGTTTGCGGCGATTTCATTCAAATCGTTAGCAATGATGACCAAATCGCGAACGAACGCATCATTTTGCACGCTGCCACGCACTTTCACCCACATGCCTTTTTTGACGCCGCTCATGAGCTCGGCATCCTCTTTGTCGCGCGAGAACATTTTGACTAAAATCGAGTTCGTGTAATCGGTGATTTTCATGGTCAACAGTGTGCGGCCGCTTTTTAATTCGCTCACTTCGGCGTCAAATACATAGCCTTGCACGACGACGCGCCGCTCTTCTTCGACGATCGTCTCCAGCCGCCGCACCGGCTCCTCGTCGCGGATCGGATAGCCGATGACAAGCGGGCCAGACGGCGCGCTTGCCGCTGTCTTTTCCTCTTCTTTCGCCATATCGGTCAACACCGCCAATGCCCGCTCCTCATCTTCCTGCTGCTTTTGCGCCAAAAACTGCTCCATTTCTTGTTTGGACGGCTCGATGCTGACGTCAAGCTGAAGAGGTGGAAACCCGAACGAAGCGTACACATCAGCGATTTTTTTGGCGAACCGCCGTTTGACGGCCAGCGCTTCCGCTTCATGGCGGGCAACGATAAGCAGCTTGTTTCCTTTCAGCGCCGGCGTCTGTCGGCTGAGCCAATCGACAAGCGGCGACATGCCTTCTTGCAGCTGCTCAAGGCAAAGCGGCCAATACGCCTGCACATCCGCCTCTGTCACGCGCGGCGCTTCAACCTCCATCGTATGGCGGACAGCAGCAATATGGCGGAACGCCGCCTGCAGCCGATCGGCAAACGTTTTGTATACATGAACCGGCAGCACGTTGGCGAACTGAAAGTAAAAATGCCAGCTTTTCTCCTCTTTATCGATCACGACTTTGCGAATGGCGGCCTCACGAAAATGCGGCATCCATTCGTCCGACGTCATCTTCAGCTGCTCAAGCAGGATGAGAAACCGCTCTTTTTGCTCTTTTGTCACCATGACGTCCGTTTGTTCCCCTCTCAACATCATTCTCTTTCTATAATCATACCATAACAAAAGCGCTGGCGAAAAAGACAGAATTCTTTTCCGCCAGCGCCGGCACTTATGATTGAAGGAGACGGCGCACCGTATCGACAAGCTCACTGACCGGAACATCAAACGACTCGCCGGTTTTCCGCACTTTGACTTCGACAACGCCTTCACCGGCCCGCTTGCCGACGGTGACGCGGAGCGGAAGGCCGATCAAATCGCTGTCGGCAAACTTCACCCCAGCCCGTTCCGGGCGGTCGTCATACAACACTTCAAACCCAGCCTGTTCAAGCTTTTCATACCACTCTTCCGCCAACGCGCGCTGTTCATCGCTTTTGGCGTTTGCTGTCAGCAAATGGATGTGAAACGGCGCGACTGAAGCGGGCCACACGAGCCCGTGTTCGTCCGCAAACTGTTCGGCGATGGCGGCCACCAATCTTGATACGCCAATGCCGTAGCAACCCATGATCATCGTCTGCGTTTGGCCGTTTTCATCCAAATAAACGGCGTTCATCGCTTCGCTGTATTTTGTCCCCAGCTTAAACACATGCCCGACTTCAATGCCGCGGGCGAAGCGGATCGTCCCTTTGCCATCTGGAGACGGGTCTCCTTCTTTTACGAAGCGCAAATCGGCGTATTGGCTAACGACAAAATCGCGGCCCGGGTTGACGCCGATGTAATGGTATCCTTCCTCGTTCGCGCCGCAAACGCCGTTGACGATGGCGGCGACAGCATGGTCCGCGATCACCGTGACGTCTTCGCTGACGCCGATCGGGCCGAGCGAGCCGATTGGAGCGTTCATCACCCGCTCTGTTTCTTCCGGCGTCGCCCATTCGACGACCGTCGCGTCAAGCACGTTTTTCACCTTCACATCATTGGCTTCATGATCACCGCGGACGAGAACGAGCACATAACGGCCGTCAACGCGGAACAAGAGCGATTTGATGCAGCGTTCCGGCGAGACTTGCAAATACGACGTGACTTCGTCAATCGTTTTTTGCCCCGGCGTCGCCACTTTTTTCAATTCCGCTGGCGGCTCATCGCTTTTTTCATACGTCGCCACGACCGGCGCCATCTCGATGTTGGCGGCATAGTCGGACGCATCGGAGTAGGCGATCGTATCTTCGCCGATGTCAGAAAGCACCATAAACTCATGCGTATCTTTACCGCCGATCGCTCCCGAGTCAGCGATGACCGCGCGGAAGTTTAAGCCGCAGCGGCGGAAAATGTTTGCGTACGCCTCATACATGTTGTTGTACGTTTCATCCAAGCTTTCTTTCGACGTATGGAACGAGTAGGCGTCTTTCATGATGAACTCGCGGCCGCGCAACAGCCCAAAGCGCGGACGCTTTTCATCACGGAATTTCGTTTGAATTTGATACAAGACAAGCGGCAGCCGCTTGTACGTTTTCACTTCGTCGCGGACAATCGCTGTGATCATTTCTTCATGCGTCGGTCCAAGGGCAAAATCGCGCTCATGCCGGTCTTTTAAGCGCATCAGCTCCGGCCCGTACGAATACCAACGGCCTGACTGCTGCCAAAGCTCAGCCGGCTGCAAGGCTGGCATGAAAAGCTCCAGCGCTCCAATCCGATTCATTTCTTCACGAATGATGGATTCCACTTTTTGCAAAACACGTTGCCCAAGCGGCAAAAACGTATAGACGCCGCTGGCACTTTGACGAATGAAGCCGGCCCGCAACAGAAGCTGATGGCTTTTCACTTCCGCATCCGCCGGCACTTCACGCAACGTCGGAATAAATGCTTGACTTTGTCTCATTCATTAGCCACCTCGTTTTCTCTCTATAGGAAAAATTTTTGAATATCGTTCCATGTCACCACAAGCATAAGCAACATGAGCAGAGCGAAGCCGATAAAATGGACCATTCCTTCCTTTTGACGGTCGACCGGCTTGCCGCGCACCGCTTCAATGGCGAAAAAGAGGAGCCGGCCGCCGTCTAACGCCGGCAATGGCAACAAGTTGATGATCCCAAGGTTGATGCTTAAAATCGCGCCCCATTTCATCAAGTAGTAAATGCCGGATTCGGCGACTTTGCCGGTCGATACGGCGATACCGACCGGTCCGGACAGCATGTCAAGATGAAACTGGCCGGTGATCAATTGGCCGAGCCCCGTTACAATTTCCCGCGTCCAGTAGTACGTCTCCACCAGCCCTTGCTTGATCGAGCCCAACACCGATTTTTCCATCGGCTGATAGACGCCGATCAAGCCGATCGTCTCCCCTTGCACCGTTTTCGCCTCCGGAGTGACCGTCACACTACGTTCTTTCCCATTCCGCTCAATTTGAAACTGGAGCGGTTCTCCCGGATGGGCGCGAATCGTGTTGACGATTTCCGTCCACGTTTCCATCCGTTCCCCGTTAATGGCGATCACTTCATCCCCTTGCTTCAAGCCAGCGGCGCGCGCCGCTCCTTCCGGCGTCAGCTCGCCGATGATCGGCTTGTCGACCGGGTAGCCTTGCAAAAGACCGATGATGATGAAGACAACGAGCGCTAGAACAAAGTTGGCGAGAGGCCCCGCCAAAATCGTCATCGTCCGCTGTCCGAGCGTTTTGGCCACAAACTGCCGGTGATACGGAGCGATTTGAATTTCTTGGCGGTCGACGACGAAAAACGCCGGCTCCTTGACCGTAAACCGCTCGAACCGCTCGCCATCCGTATAGCCGGTCACATACATGCCATGCTCTAAATCGGCCTCTTCCACTTCT
Protein-coding regions in this window:
- the rimP gene encoding ribosome maturation factor RimP, yielding MSKKVTETVEQLVTPILDEMGLELVDIEYVKEGKNWFLRVFIDSDDGVDIEQCGAVSEKLSEKLDEVDPIPHNYFLEVSSPGAERPLKNEKDFAKAIGKHVYIKTYEPIEGEKQFEGELTAFDGTTVTLLVKDRGRQKTVAIPYEKVAQARLAVIFF
- a CDS encoding PolC-type DNA polymerase III; this encodes MVTKEQKERFLILLEQLKMTSDEWMPHFREAAIRKVVIDKEEKSWHFYFQFANVLPVHVYKTFADRLQAAFRHIAAVRHTMEVEAPRVTEADVQAYWPLCLEQLQEGMSPLVDWLSRQTPALKGNKLLIVARHEAEALAVKRRFAKKIADVYASFGFPPLQLDVSIEPSKQEMEQFLAQKQQEDEERALAVLTDMAKEEEKTAASAPSGPLVIGYPIRDEEPVRRLETIVEEERRVVVQGYVFDAEVSELKSGRTLLTMKITDYTNSILVKMFSRDKEDAELMSGVKKGMWVKVRGSVQNDAFVRDLVIIANDLNEIAANERQDTAPEGEKRVELHLHTPMSQMDAVTSVTKLIEQAKKWGHPAIAVTDHAVVQSFPEAYSAAKKHGIKVIYGLEANIVDDGVPIAYNETHRRLSEDTYVVFDVETTGLSAVYNTIIELAAVKVKGGEIIDRFMSFANPGHPLSVTTMELTGITDEMVKDAPKPEDVLARFIDWAGDATLVAHNASFDIGFLNAGLARMGRGKIANPVIDTLELARFLYPDLKNHRLNTLCKKFGIELTQHHRAIYDAEATGHLLMRLLKEAEERGILHHDELNSRTHSEASHRLARPFHVTLLAQNETGLKNLFKLVSLSHIHYFHRVPRIPRSVLVKHRDGLLVGSGCDKGELFDNLIQKAPEEVEDIARFYDFLEVHPPDVYKPLIEMDYVKDEEMIKNIIRHIVALGEKLDIPVVATGNVHYLNPEDKIYRKILIHSQGGANPLNRHELPDVYFRTTNEMLDCFSFLGPEKAKEIVVDNTQKIASLIGEVKPIKDELYTPRIEGADEEIREMSYRRAKEIYGDPLPKLVEERLEKELKSIIGHGFAVIYLISHKLVKKSLDDGYLVGSRGSVGSSFVATMTEITEVNPLPPHYVCPNCKHSEFFNDGSVGSGFDLPDKNCPRCGTKYKKDGHDIPFETFLGFKGDKVPDIDLNFSGEYQPRAHNYTKVLFGEDNVYRAGTIGTVADKTAYGFVKAYASDHNLQLRGAEIDRLAAGCTGVKRTTGQHPGGIIVVPDYMEIYDFTPIQYPADDTSSEWRTTHFDFHSIHDNLLKLDILGHDDPTVIRMLQDLSGIDPKTIPTDDPDVMGIFSSTEPLGVTPEQIMCNVGTIGIPEFGTRFVRQMLEETRPKTFSELVQISGLSHGTDVWLGNAQELIQNGTCTLSEVIGCRDDIMVYLIYRGLEPSLAFKIMESVRKGKGLTPEFEAEMRKHNVPEWYIDSCKKIKYMFPKAHAAAYVLMAVRIAYFKVHHPLLYYASYFTVRAEDFDLDAMIKGSAAIRKRIEEINAKGIQATAKEKSLLTVLEVALEMCERGFSFKNIDLYRSQATEFVIDGDSLIPPFNAIPGLGTNVAQAIVRAREEGEFLSKEDLQQRGKVSKTLLEYLESRGCLDSLPDHNQLSLF
- the rseP gene encoding RIP metalloprotease RseP, which translates into the protein MVETLESIISFIVVFGALVFFHELGHLLLAKRAGILCREFAIGFGPKVFSFKKNETVYTIRLLPLGGFVRMAGEDPETIELKRGQVVGLLLDGNGQVEKIVLNHKDDYPNIRVVEVEEADLEHGMYVTGYTDGERFERFTVKEPAFFVVDRQEIQIAPYHRQFVAKTLGQRTMTILAGPLANFVLALVVFIIIGLLQGYPVDKPIIGELTPEGAARAAGLKQGDEVIAINGERMETWTEIVNTIRAHPGEPLQFQIERNGKERSVTVTPEAKTVQGETIGLIGVYQPMEKSVLGSIKQGLVETYYWTREIVTGLGQLITGQFHLDMLSGPVGIAVSTGKVAESGIYYLMKWGAILSINLGIINLLPLPALDGGRLLFFAIEAVRGKPVDRQKEGMVHFIGFALLMLLMLVVTWNDIQKFFL
- the nusA gene encoding transcription termination factor NusA, with translation MNTQLLEALADLMREKGISKEVVMEAIEAAIVSAYKRNFGQAQNVRVDLNMDTGTIRVFARKDVVEEVTDPRLEISLEDAQRINPNYQIGDVVELEVTPRDFGRIAAQTAKQVVTQRVREAERSIIYAEFVDREEDIMTGIVQRVDPRFVYVSLGKAEALLPANEQMPNETYKPHDRLKVYITKVEKTTKGPQIFVSRTHPGLLKRLFELEVPEIYDGTVEIKSIAREAGDRSKISVHSDNPEVDPVGACVGPRGQRVQAIVDELNGEKIDIVRWSADPVEFVANALSPAKVLRVIVNEEQKATTVIVPDYQLSLAIGKRGQNARLAAKLTGWKIDIKSESEAREMGIDPHAPSTSLDFSHAASDNENSEENGPAFDQSAEIE
- a CDS encoding proline--tRNA ligase; the encoded protein is MRQSQAFIPTLREVPADAEVKSHQLLLRAGFIRQSASGVYTFLPLGQRVLQKVESIIREEMNRIGALELFMPALQPAELWQQSGRWYSYGPELMRLKDRHERDFALGPTHEEMITAIVRDEVKTYKRLPLVLYQIQTKFRDEKRPRFGLLRGREFIMKDAYSFHTSKESLDETYNNMYEAYANIFRRCGLNFRAVIADSGAIGGKDTHEFMVLSDIGEDTIAYSDASDYAANIEMAPVVATYEKSDEPPAELKKVATPGQKTIDEVTSYLQVSPERCIKSLLFRVDGRYVLVLVRGDHEANDVKVKNVLDATVVEWATPEETERVMNAPIGSLGPIGVSEDVTVIADHAVAAIVNGVCGANEEGYHYIGVNPGRDFVVSQYADLRFVKEGDPSPDGKGTIRFARGIEVGHVFKLGTKYSEAMNAVYLDENGQTQTMIMGCYGIGVSRLVAAIAEQFADEHGLVWPASVAPFHIHLLTANAKSDEQRALAEEWYEKLEQAGFEVLYDDRPERAGVKFADSDLIGLPLRVTVGKRAGEGVVEVKVRKTGESFDVPVSELVDTVRRLLQS